A single genomic interval of Verrucomicrobiota bacterium harbors:
- a CDS encoding class I SAM-dependent methyltransferase, protein MPCARPSVGISRIRSGSAPSLRRPRIRDRESAREKPCAGAGRTDSVASFEPAAMLRDLLARAGVYRGFSSLIGAARGRRVHIEQHIRPRAGDRVLDIGCGPADILEALPPVEYHGFDLSADYIEAARKRFGGRGTFHVEAVDAEQVKQYAGFDLVLATGVVHHLTDAEALDLFRVAAAALKPGGRLVTLDGCLVEGQSPVARWLLKRDRGQFVRGQAAYLALARAVFSKVQPTVTTGLLRIPYTHLVMECSDPVGD, encoded by the coding sequence ATGCCCTGCGCGAGACCGTCCGTTGGTATCTCGAGAATCCGGAGTGGATCCGCACCGTCACTGCGAAGACCCCGGATACGGGACCGGGAATCGGCCCGGGAAAAACCTTGCGCGGGTGCAGGGCGGACGGACAGCGTCGCGTCGTTTGAACCAGCCGCCATGCTTCGTGACCTTCTTGCCCGAGCCGGAGTTTACAGGGGCTTCTCCAGCCTCATCGGGGCGGCGCGCGGCAGGCGGGTCCACATCGAACAGCACATCCGGCCGCGCGCGGGCGACCGCGTGCTCGACATCGGCTGCGGCCCGGCGGACATCCTCGAGGCGCTGCCGCCCGTGGAGTATCACGGGTTTGACTTGAGCGCGGATTACATCGAGGCCGCGCGAAAGCGGTTCGGCGGGCGCGGAACATTTCACGTCGAGGCGGTGGACGCGGAGCAGGTGAAGCAATACGCGGGCTTCGACCTCGTGCTCGCGACGGGCGTGGTGCATCACTTGACGGACGCGGAGGCGCTCGACTTGTTTCGTGTCGCCGCCGCCGCGCTCAAACCCGGCGGCCGGCTCGTGACGCTGGATGGCTGCCTCGTCGAGGGGCAATCGCCGGTGGCCCGCTGGCTTCTCAAACGGGACCGCGGCCAGTTCGTGCGCGGGCAAGCGGCTTATCTCGCACTGGCCCGCGCCGTCTTCAGCAAGGTGCAGCCGACGGTCACAACCGGATTGCTGCGCATTCCCTACACGCATCTCGTGATGGAATGCTCCGACCCGGTGGGGGACTGA
- a CDS encoding septum formation initiator family protein — MEVKRPVHTAGGLSPAGLHCEGGDEGRRRRDSDSPSAQACGLVYSGAVKPGVTIWDRLSRGVCCLLLVAGIAFVVIKYLPLIHQQERMRRVTYEQEQQLQAEAAEERQLKAADHASRNDPRTVERLARERLGYAKPGETVIRFEGATTNAMPAAQ, encoded by the coding sequence GTGGAGGTGAAGCGTCCCGTTCATACCGCGGGTGGTTTATCACCCGCCGGGCTTCACTGCGAGGGCGGAGACGAGGGGCGACGCCGGCGGGATTCAGATTCCCCTTCCGCGCAAGCCTGCGGTTTGGTTTACTCAGGCGCGGTGAAACCGGGAGTGACGATCTGGGACAGGCTGAGCCGGGGCGTTTGCTGCCTGCTGCTGGTGGCCGGCATTGCGTTTGTCGTGATCAAGTATCTGCCGCTCATTCACCAGCAGGAGCGCATGCGCCGGGTGACTTACGAGCAGGAGCAGCAGCTTCAAGCCGAAGCCGCGGAGGAGCGGCAGTTGAAGGCCGCGGACCACGCCTCGCGCAACGACCCACGGACCGTTGAACGCCTCGCGCGCGAACGGCTCGGCTACGCCAAGCCGGGCGAGACGGTCATCCGATTCGAGGGCGCCACCACCAACGCGATGCCGGCCGCGCAATAA
- a CDS encoding VCBS repeat-containing protein, whose translation MQGVPSCVGTEASGIKGRHGEKHAGSVGKASGEFKPRGVGWPSWGLSRTRRARILPRTRMKLLPVLLLAATVGPTTTTRAADAATNRFSFAGPEIFPLSPQIVGLAAADLDGDGRLDLITANNTQSKIALLYNQTGRTNPAPRARAAKRELNELPADARFRIESIASEKRITSLAVTDLNGDGRPDIAYYGEPRELIVLTNRGTNGWSQPRRIPLDDGQTTAGALTHGDLNGDRRTDLLLLAETHLWFIAQKADHGLAEPVKIPFTGGIKAAQVLDINGDGRDDLLLVNWDNAVPFRFRLQLSDGQLGPEVHFQHPPVRAYWADDLDADRRAEIITIAQNSGRASVANFIQKPAGPLLATFKLGQFAVTPLGKSEKSRRGVAWADVNGDKLTDLVVAEPESGQLAITLQNADGSFGATRRSPTFTGVSDVAIADWDGDGRPEIFLLSADERQAGVTRLEPNGRVGFPRILPTDGKPLAFAAGALKPGARPVLALIVDHDGRRALQVHSADGARREQKLAESFKSNPAALAVHDANQDGLPDLAILTPYEKLKLLLQAADKDFEEVDVTPPGGATEQPWFSAADVDGDGKPELLLAQKNFVRAVVLARESRPAGGDAKSTWTFTVKEQINGAAPNSRIVAAFALRTGSQTVLFLLDAERKSLSACERDSAGVWQIVKNAPLPVTDFNALAPIAGAGTQPASLGFIGLNAAASLALHGNVWELKELDSYETPIKDGRLMDVVTGDLNKDGRKDLVFLETAKNHLDLVTFDPPHKLTPANRWQVFEERTFRSRRSDLPEPREALIVDVTGDGKNDLVVVVHDRILVYPQD comes from the coding sequence ATGCAAGGCGTGCCTTCATGCGTCGGCACCGAAGCATCGGGAATCAAAGGCCGGCACGGGGAAAAGCACGCCGGGAGTGTGGGGAAGGCGTCCGGTGAATTCAAGCCGCGGGGCGTCGGTTGGCCGAGTTGGGGATTGAGCCGGACACGTCGCGCCCGTATCCTGCCGCGCACCCGAATGAAACTTCTCCCCGTCCTGTTGCTTGCGGCCACGGTCGGTCCGACAACAACGACTCGCGCCGCGGACGCCGCGACGAACCGCTTCAGCTTCGCCGGTCCGGAAATCTTCCCGTTGTCGCCGCAGATTGTCGGCCTCGCCGCTGCCGACCTCGATGGCGACGGCAGGCTCGACTTGATCACCGCAAACAACACGCAGTCGAAGATCGCGCTGCTCTACAACCAAACCGGCCGCACCAACCCCGCGCCGCGTGCCCGCGCCGCGAAGCGCGAACTCAACGAGCTTCCCGCCGACGCGCGTTTCCGCATCGAGTCGATCGCCTCGGAGAAGCGCATCACGAGCCTCGCCGTCACCGATCTCAACGGCGACGGCCGGCCCGACATCGCCTACTACGGTGAGCCGCGCGAGTTGATCGTGCTCACCAACCGCGGCACCAACGGCTGGAGCCAGCCGCGGCGCATCCCGCTCGACGACGGGCAGACCACCGCGGGCGCGCTCACGCACGGCGACCTCAACGGCGACCGGCGCACGGACCTGCTGCTGCTGGCTGAAACGCACCTGTGGTTCATCGCGCAGAAGGCCGACCACGGGCTGGCCGAGCCGGTGAAGATCCCGTTCACCGGCGGCATCAAGGCCGCGCAGGTGCTCGACATCAACGGCGACGGGCGGGACGACTTGTTGCTCGTGAACTGGGACAACGCCGTGCCGTTCCGGTTCCGGCTCCAGCTTTCCGATGGACAACTCGGGCCCGAGGTGCACTTCCAGCACCCGCCCGTGCGCGCCTACTGGGCCGATGATCTCGACGCCGACCGCCGCGCCGAGATCATCACGATCGCGCAAAACTCGGGCCGCGCATCGGTGGCCAACTTCATCCAGAAGCCCGCCGGGCCGCTGCTGGCGACATTCAAGCTCGGCCAGTTCGCCGTCACGCCGCTCGGCAAGTCCGAGAAATCCCGCCGTGGCGTCGCGTGGGCCGACGTGAACGGTGACAAGCTCACCGACCTTGTCGTGGCCGAGCCGGAGAGCGGCCAGCTTGCGATCACGCTGCAGAATGCCGACGGCAGCTTCGGCGCCACACGGCGGTCCCCGACTTTCACGGGCGTGAGCGACGTCGCGATCGCGGATTGGGACGGCGACGGCCGGCCGGAGATTTTTCTGCTCAGCGCGGATGAGCGGCAGGCCGGCGTGACGCGGCTCGAGCCGAACGGCCGCGTCGGCTTCCCGCGAATCCTCCCGACCGATGGCAAGCCGCTCGCGTTCGCCGCGGGCGCGCTCAAGCCCGGCGCCCGTCCCGTGCTTGCGCTCATCGTGGACCACGACGGCCGCCGCGCGCTGCAGGTCCACTCCGCGGACGGCGCGCGCCGCGAGCAGAAGCTCGCCGAGTCATTCAAGTCGAACCCGGCCGCGCTCGCCGTTCACGACGCGAACCAGGACGGCTTGCCCGACCTCGCCATCCTCACGCCTTATGAAAAGTTGAAGCTCCTGCTGCAAGCCGCGGACAAGGACTTCGAGGAAGTGGACGTGACGCCGCCCGGGGGCGCGACCGAGCAGCCGTGGTTCAGCGCGGCGGACGTGGACGGCGACGGCAAGCCCGAGTTGCTGCTCGCGCAGAAGAACTTCGTCCGCGCCGTCGTGCTCGCGCGCGAGTCCAGACCCGCGGGCGGCGACGCGAAGTCCACGTGGACCTTCACGGTGAAGGAGCAGATCAACGGGGCCGCGCCGAATTCGCGGATCGTCGCCGCATTCGCGCTGCGCACCGGGAGCCAGACCGTCCTTTTCCTGCTGGATGCCGAGCGCAAGTCACTCTCCGCCTGCGAGCGGGATTCCGCGGGCGTGTGGCAGATCGTGAAAAATGCGCCGCTGCCGGTCACCGATTTCAATGCGCTCGCGCCGATCGCCGGCGCGGGGACGCAACCTGCGAGCCTCGGCTTCATCGGGCTCAACGCCGCGGCCTCGCTCGCGTTGCACGGCAACGTGTGGGAGTTGAAGGAACTCGACAGCTACGAAACGCCGATCAAGGACGGCCGGCTCATGGACGTGGTGACGGGCGACTTGAACAAGGATGGCCGCAAGGACCTCGTTTTCCTCGAGACCGCGAAGAATCACCTCGACCTGGTGACGTTTGACCCGCCGCACAAGCTCACGCCCGCGAACCGCTGGCAGGTGTTCGAGGAGCGGACCTTTCGCAGCCGCCGCAGCGACCTGCCCGAACCGCGCGAGGCGCTCATCGTGGACGTGACGGGCGACGGGAAGAACGACCTCGTGGTCGTCGTGCACGACCGGATCCTCGTGTATCCACAGGACTGA
- the selB gene encoding selenocysteine-specific translation elongation factor: MPPRGAGSRAALQLNSRAPPRQSRAVASKHFIVATAGHVDHGKSSLVKALTGTDPDRLPEEKARGITIDLGFAHLRLAPPNAGAAQPTFDVGIVDVPGHEDFVKNMVAGVGSIDLALFIVAADDGWMPQTEEHLQILTYLGVGRAVVALTKADLAQDEAASIAALRAQLAGTPFAGAPIVPTSVVTGRGIEELKSALARALADAPGSRDIGKPRLPVDRVFTLRGIGTVVTGTLIGGALRRGQAVVVQPGSRAAKIRSLQNHSSDVEASVPGTRTAVNVPDVQGATAGVDAIARGEVITLAEFGAATDTWDVVIEKSARLVSVQAADESGARSRERPAFKVAAARPLKDDTLVRVHHGSGNTPARAQLLDTKSLAPGARALAQLRFESPVFAFIGDRFIIRDWSEQATLAGGILLDPDASRRQARSAARLKFLQARASAPDSLDALVRSQLTRDAARKRAGSLAKSRFGAAEITDAVHRAVAEKHALMVGEWLVDAAWWQALQQRAGSLIEAAHKAHPDRPGLPLGELRTGMLKSLPAPELFDPLVAALCAGGFAQSGTSIRRGSHKLALPPQLRSAGAKVRGALAAKPLEPPSRKELAPDALTQQALRYLLNTGEAVELGDDVVLLAESFHRATEAVKAHLRAKGPATASDIRQSLGTSRRILIPLLERLDRDGVTRRDGDKRMLKQS; the protein is encoded by the coding sequence GTGCCGCCACGCGGGGCGGGCTCGCGCGCCGCATTGCAGTTGAATTCCCGCGCGCCTCCCCGACAATCCCGCGCCGTGGCCAGCAAGCACTTCATCGTCGCGACCGCCGGGCACGTGGACCACGGCAAGAGTTCGCTCGTCAAGGCGCTCACCGGCACGGACCCGGACCGCCTGCCCGAGGAGAAGGCGCGCGGCATCACGATCGATCTCGGCTTCGCGCACCTCCGGCTTGCACCTCCCAACGCCGGCGCCGCACAGCCCACCTTCGACGTCGGCATCGTGGACGTGCCCGGTCACGAGGATTTCGTGAAGAACATGGTCGCGGGCGTCGGCTCGATTGACCTGGCGCTGTTCATCGTGGCCGCGGACGACGGCTGGATGCCGCAAACCGAGGAGCACCTCCAAATCCTCACCTACCTCGGCGTGGGGCGCGCGGTCGTCGCGCTCACCAAGGCCGACCTCGCGCAGGACGAAGCCGCGAGCATCGCCGCGCTCCGCGCGCAGCTCGCGGGCACGCCGTTCGCCGGGGCGCCGATTGTCCCGACCTCGGTCGTCACCGGTCGCGGCATCGAGGAACTCAAGTCCGCCCTCGCCCGCGCGCTCGCGGACGCGCCGGGCTCGCGCGACATCGGCAAGCCGCGGCTGCCCGTGGACCGTGTGTTCACGCTGCGCGGCATCGGCACCGTCGTCACCGGCACGCTCATCGGCGGCGCGCTCAGGCGCGGGCAGGCCGTCGTGGTGCAACCCGGTTCGCGCGCGGCAAAAATCCGCAGCCTCCAAAACCACAGCAGCGACGTCGAGGCGAGCGTGCCCGGCACGCGCACCGCGGTGAACGTGCCCGACGTGCAGGGCGCGACCGCCGGCGTGGACGCCATCGCGCGCGGCGAAGTCATCACGCTCGCCGAATTCGGCGCGGCGACGGACACGTGGGACGTCGTCATCGAGAAGTCCGCGCGCCTTGTCAGCGTGCAGGCGGCCGATGAATCCGGCGCGCGCAGCAGAGAGCGGCCCGCCTTCAAGGTCGCCGCGGCGCGACCGCTCAAGGACGACACACTGGTGCGCGTCCATCACGGCAGCGGGAACACGCCGGCGCGCGCACAGTTGCTGGACACGAAGTCGCTCGCGCCCGGCGCCCGGGCGCTGGCGCAATTGCGTTTCGAGTCGCCCGTGTTCGCGTTCATTGGCGACCGTTTCATCATCCGGGACTGGTCGGAGCAGGCCACGCTCGCGGGCGGCATCCTGCTCGACCCCGACGCGAGCCGGCGGCAGGCGCGCAGCGCGGCGCGGCTGAAGTTTCTGCAGGCGCGCGCGTCCGCGCCGGATTCGCTGGACGCGCTCGTGCGCTCGCAACTCACGCGCGACGCCGCGCGCAAGCGCGCCGGGTCGCTCGCGAAGAGCCGATTTGGCGCGGCGGAAATCACGGATGCCGTGCACCGCGCCGTCGCGGAGAAGCACGCGCTGATGGTCGGCGAGTGGCTCGTGGACGCGGCCTGGTGGCAGGCGTTGCAGCAGCGCGCGGGCAGCCTGATTGAGGCGGCGCACAAGGCGCATCCCGACCGGCCGGGGCTTCCGCTCGGCGAACTGCGCACCGGCATGCTCAAGTCGCTGCCCGCGCCGGAGCTGTTCGACCCGCTCGTCGCGGCATTGTGCGCGGGCGGTTTCGCCCAGAGCGGCACTTCGATCCGGCGCGGCTCGCACAAGCTCGCGTTGCCGCCGCAGTTGCGGTCCGCGGGCGCGAAGGTCCGCGGCGCGCTCGCCGCGAAGCCGCTCGAACCGCCGTCGCGCAAGGAACTCGCGCCCGACGCACTCACGCAACAGGCGCTGCGCTACCTGCTCAACACGGGCGAGGCGGTGGAATTGGGCGACGACGTGGTGCTGCTCGCGGAGAGTTTCCACCGCGCGACCGAGGCGGTGAAGGCGCACCTTCGCGCGAAGGGGCCGGCGACGGCGAGCGACATCCGCCAGTCTCTCGGCACAAGCCGGCGCATCCTGATTCCGCTGCTCGAACGGCTCGACCGCGACGGCGTGACGCGGCGCGACGGGGACAAGCGGATGTTGAAGCAGTCGTGA
- the rfbB gene encoding dTDP-glucose 4,6-dehydratase, producing MNLLVTGGCGFIGSNVIRHVIDRPGVARLVNLDALTYAGHLETVADVQAHPKYQFVRADLRDKSAVRQVVRGHDITHVLHLAAESHVDRSIASPGIFIETNVLGTFHLIEACREHWGPAAPGGRFVHVSTDEVFGSLAGGGAFTEASAFAPNSPYAASKAAGDLLVRAAHRTHGFPAVITRASNNFGPFQYPEKLVPVAIRNLASCKPVPVYGDGLHVRDWLFVRDHAEALWRAVERGGAGESYNIGARNELTNLQLVERVCDLVDELRPRQAGSSRQLISFVADRPGHDRRYAMDPAKIERELGWRPAHRFDDALRETVRWYLENPEWIRTVTAKTPDTGPGIGPGKTLRGCRADGQRRVV from the coding sequence ATGAATCTTCTTGTCACGGGCGGCTGCGGATTCATCGGATCGAACGTCATCCGCCATGTGATCGACCGGCCCGGGGTGGCGCGCCTCGTCAATCTCGACGCGCTCACTTACGCGGGACACTTGGAGACCGTGGCCGATGTTCAAGCCCATCCCAAATACCAGTTCGTGCGCGCGGACTTGCGCGACAAGTCCGCGGTGCGACAGGTCGTCCGCGGCCACGACATCACTCACGTGCTCCACCTTGCCGCAGAATCGCACGTGGACCGGTCGATCGCGTCGCCCGGGATTTTCATCGAGACGAATGTTCTTGGGACCTTTCATCTGATCGAGGCATGTCGCGAGCATTGGGGGCCCGCCGCGCCGGGCGGGAGATTCGTGCACGTTTCGACCGACGAGGTGTTCGGCAGCCTTGCCGGCGGCGGCGCGTTCACGGAGGCGTCGGCGTTCGCGCCCAATTCCCCCTACGCCGCGAGCAAGGCCGCGGGTGACCTGCTTGTGCGCGCCGCGCATCGGACTCACGGTTTCCCCGCAGTGATCACGCGGGCATCGAACAATTTCGGCCCGTTTCAGTATCCAGAAAAGCTCGTGCCCGTGGCGATCCGGAATCTTGCGTCGTGCAAGCCGGTCCCGGTTTACGGCGACGGGTTGCATGTGCGGGATTGGTTGTTCGTCCGCGACCACGCCGAGGCGCTGTGGCGTGCGGTGGAGCGCGGCGGCGCGGGCGAGTCCTACAATATCGGCGCGCGGAACGAACTGACGAACCTCCAACTCGTTGAGCGCGTGTGTGACCTCGTGGACGAACTCCGCCCGAGGCAGGCCGGCTCGTCGCGCCAGCTCATCTCGTTCGTCGCTGACAGACCCGGACACGACCGCCGATACGCGATGGATCCGGCGAAGATCGAGCGTGAACTCGGTTGGCGCCCCGCGCATCGGTTCGACGATGCCCTGCGCGAGACCGTCCGTTGGTATCTCGAGAATCCGGAGTGGATCCGCACCGTCACTGCGAAGACCCCGGATACGGGACCGGGAATCGGCCCGGGAAAAACCTTGCGCGGGTGCAGGGCGGACGGACAGCGTCGCGTCGTTTGA